The DNA segment CGTGCTGGTGAACAGCGGCACGGGGACGTTCGCGCCGAAGGTCGACTACCCACGGGACCCCTGCCACGCTCTATGGCGGTGGGAGACGTGAACGGGGACGGCAAGCTCGACCTCGTGGTTGCCGGCGGCATCGGCGTGAGCGTGCTCGTGAACGGAGGCCCTGTCTGCGGAGTGGAGTAGCGGCGGGACCACGCGCCCGCACATAACCGGCTTCCCCTAGCCCTAACGCGAGCCGCGCCTCCGCCGTCCCGCGAGCACAAGCACGCCGAGGCCGAGGCCCAGCGCGGCGACACCGCCCGCGCTGTCGCCCGCGCGGCTCGTGCTCCGGCAGCCGCAGCCGCCGGCCGCCGCCTCGCCTGCAGCGCCCGCGCCGGGGCCGGTCGGGGCGGCCCCGGGGCCGGTCCCGCCGTCCGCATCCGGAGACACGGGGCCCGGGCCCGTGCCGGGAGGTGAGCCGGTGACCACCCCGAGGAGCTCCATCCTCGCGTCGTGGAACGGCTTGCCCCGCTCTCCCCAAGCGGGCTGGCCCGACGACGACTCGCTCAGCGCCTTGGGGATCGCTTTGCGCACGATGGAGTCGACCCGCGCCGGATCGGCCGCGCGCGCTAGCTGCATATAGCCGGCGTCCTGGACTCCGCGGCGCAGGTTCTTGAGGCGAATCGAGGCGATCAGCGCGTCGGTCCCGATCGAGTGGCTCGTGAACCGGTCGACCTGCTTGCCTGGATAGAGCAACATGCCGTCGCCGTTGCAGTAGTCGCCGTCGCGATTGTGGAAGTTCTCGGCGGTCACGAAGGGATCCACCGGCCCCTGTCCGCCGTTGACTCCGTCGTACCAATAGACGGTCTCCCAGTAGTACCAGCGCTCGATGTCGAACATGCCCTGCAGCCAGGCGTTCACGCGCAGCGACACGGCCTCGGTGTCGATCATGAAGGTGCCCGTGTGCGGCCGCACCCCGTTGTAGGCCCACACTCGCTTGCCGGCGGCCTTCGCGGCTTGGGCCGCCTTCGCGTCGTACGACTGCCCCGGAAGAATCGGGATGTGCACGGGCTGCGCGGCCGGGTTCTGGTAGCAGGTCCACGCGACGGGGATGTTCTTCGCGTCGGCGTTCTTGGACGAGGCGAGGAGGCTCACCCACCCCTGGCCGTAGGGGCTCGCGCAGCTCTCGTCGGCGGCGTAGACGAAGACGTCGAGCTTGCCGATGAGCCTTGCTTGCGCGAGCGCGGTCGCGACCCCCTCGACCTGCGTCAGCCGGGCGGCGGTCGGGGCGCCGTAGTCGCCGTAGGTGCCGAGGCTCAGGACGCCGTCGCCCTGGCCCTCTCCGGGCCCATCGTAGCCATTCGCGGGCGTGTAGAGCGAGCCGTCCAGCGCGGGCAGCTTTCGAGGGAGATCCGCCGCCGAGAGGGCCTGATGCATCGCCGAGAGGCCATGACGGTGGAGGAGCTTCCACAGGTTCGTCTCGGCGGCGGGGCCGTTGCCCATGCGGCTCGCGAGCGAGTCGAGCTCGTAGTAGAGCATCGTCTTGGCCGGTGCGTCGGGGAGCACGACCGGGTGCACGGTGAGCTCGACGGGGAGCGTGGCGAGCGGTCCCGCCGAGGACTTCACCACCACGTCGCCGCGATAAACGCCCGGGGCCTGCCCGCGGGGCACCGTCACGTCGACCCATACGATCCCGTTCTGCTTCGGCGCGACGCGCATGGGGTAAGGCGACCACGCGGGGGCGACCTCCACCGGAATGAGCGCATCGGGGACGAACCCGACCCAGCGTGAGGGGTCGGGTCCCGAGCCCGCGCGCCAGCCCAGCGACTCGGTCGGTTTGGTCGTGTTCCCGGACACGCGCTTGATTTCGACGAAGTGCTCCACAAAGCGCTCGATGCGTCGGCCGGCCGGCCTCGTAATGTCGGTGGCGCCAGGCTCGTTCTTGATGGCGCCGCCGGGGCCGACGAGCTCGGCGAGGTCTACGGTCACGCCGTCCAGCGCCGCGGTGTCGGCCTCGACGACGATCTGGAACGCGACGGTCTCGTTCCGGACGGCCACGAGCTTGATGGCGCTCCCGGGGACCCAGATGGGGTTGTCGCGTCCCGTCTCGAAGGGAGTGTCGATCGCGTCGCGGCGAAGCTTCTCGCCGTCGTCGATGGCCCAAACCGTGGGCGCCGCCGCGGCGTGGGCGGACGAGAGCAGGATCGCCGCGAGAGTGGAGGAAAATACGGCTCGTCGCACGGGGCCTCGCTGGTCGTGTTTTGCGAACCACGTCGGTCCGCGTCCGGTCGCAGCGTTGTATCCGATGCATCGGCCTCGAGCGACGCCATATCGGTGGCAACAGGGCTATTCGGAGATGCCTATGGACGAGGGGGGAGCGGTTCCCATGCTACGGTCGGGCATGTCCGTCTTCGGTCGACTTCGGGGCGTGTGGCTGGTGATCGGGGTCGCCGGCGTCGCCTCCGCCTGCGAGGGCGCGGCGGGCCCGAGCGTCACTCCCGGCTCGCCGACCGCGCCGGCGACCTCGAGCGCGGGCGGCCCGCCGCCTCCGGTGTCGGACGGGGCTGCGCCTCCGGACCCGCCCGGGGGGCCGCGCGGCTGGGTCCTCGCCTACGAAGAGACGTTCGAGGCACCCGCGCCGCTCGCGCTAGGCGCATGGAGCAGCGCTCCGGTCGTCGACACAGATCCCTTCGCGGACGACGGGAGCTATTTTCGCGCCAAGGGGGTGCGTCCGCCCACGACCCAGCGCGCGTCGGCGGCGATCGGGAGAGACGGGTGGCTCACGGTCGAGTCGGCGTCGCGCACCACCGGCGCGCCTCCCGCGGCGCTCGCGCAGACGGCCCCGGATCCGGGGAACCCCTCGAACCGCGCGCTCCGTATCCGGTCGATCGCCCACACCGACGCGACCATCGTGCGCCCCACGAAGGCGCTGCCTCCGGCGTATCGAGTCTCCGTCCGTGTGGGCTTCCCGAGCTTCGGAGACGGCAAACCGGGGAAGAACGGGTACGACTCCGGCAACGAGACCGCGGAGCCCTGGAGCACCTCGAGCGCGGTCGATCAGAACGGCTTCTACTGGCTCACGATCCTGGACACGCCGCCGCGCCCCCACAACAACACGTGGATTCATCACCACCGCAAGGTGGTCGTCGACAGCGACAACCACTCCCCGGCGTGGATGCAGATCTGGGACGGCGCGAAGTTCGTCGACAGCGGCGAGCACCCCATCATGATGTTCGCGGTCGACGGCCGCACGGCGGGGGGCAACGAGCGCATCGGCAAGCCGTTCCTGTCGTATTCGTCGGGCGCCTGGCAGCCCTCCGGCGAGATTCGCGCGGTGGACGCCTACAAGGCGAGCACCTGGTACACGGTCACGATCGCCCGAAAGGACGGGCACTTCACGCTCTCGGTGGAGGGGGACTTCGCGTTCGGCGGGAAGAAGAAATACGAGGGGACGATCGACGCCGCCGCCCGCTGCGTCTTTCACCAGAACCGCCCGGGGGAGCCCTCCGGCGCGTGCACTGACACCACGTCGTGGCCCGCGCTCGGGCCGCAACACCCGCACTGGCCCGCCGACGGCGCGTGGGACGACTGGTTCATGTTCGGGGATCCCCACGAGAACTACTACGAGGGCGAGGTCTATTACGACGACGTGCGGCTCGAGGTGTGGCGGGACTGAGGCTGCGCGGAATCGGGCGAGGGAAGAGCCCTCCATTCTTCGGAGGCACGGCTCGGAGCGACGCGGTGTCGGACGACGGGCCGCCCGGACGCGGCGCTGAGCTGCGGCTCGGAGACGCGCGCAGCGAGCTGCGTGCGAGAGTGCTCGTCGGTCCAGCGGTCGTTCGGCGGAGGATCGGGCTCATGCTCCTCGGACTCGCCGAGGGGAAGCTCGCCTTCTGCATCAGCGCCGCGGTGCTCTCGGGTGTGCCGGGATCCATGATCCCGAGGGCACCGAGGAGGCAGAGAAGGAGCTCGCCCCGATGACCAAGGCGCCAATCGTCGTCATCGGCGCGAGGAACGGGGAACGCCAGGAACGGGGATCGCGAGGTGTCGACGGCCCTCGCCCGCAGCGAAGAGCTCACCTCTCCAATCGCCGACGTCAGCCGGCTGAGGCGGGTTCTGGAACCGGGGATCTAGGTCGCCTTTTTCGGGCGCGCAGGCTTCGTCGCGGCCTTCGTCGCGACCTCCTTGCTCGCTCCCCCCCGAGGCGCCCGCGGTGGCTTCCGCCCCACCTCCTCGGCCGCGTCGGCGCTCGGACACATCCCGCGCACCGTGCACGCGCCGCACGCGGGCTTGCGCGCGAAGCACACGCGCCGCCCGTGGAAGATCAGCGTGTGGCTCGCGGTGTCCCAGAGCTCCCTGGGAAGCACCGCGCAGAGCGCCTTCTCGATCTTCTCGGGCTCGGTCTCCTCGGTGAAGCCGAGGCGCTGGGAGAGCCGCTGGACGTGCGTGTCCACCACCACGCCCTCGGGCTTGCCCCACACGACGCCGAGCACCACGTTGGCGGTCTTTCGCCCCACGCCCGGCAGCGCGACCAGCGCTTCGAGGCTCTGAGGGACCTCGCCGCCGTGGCGCTCGCAGAGCACGCGCGCCAGGCCCGTCACGTTCTTGGTCTTCTGCCGGAACATGCCGATCGTGCTGAGCTTCTGCTCGACGTCCGCGGGATCGGCGGCCGCGAGGGACTTCGCGTCGGGGTAGGCCGCGAAGAGGGCGGGGGTCAGCTTGTTGACGGCGACGTCGGTGGTCTGGGCGGAAAGCACCGTCGCTACGAGGAGCTGGAACGCGTTGGCGTGCTCGAGCTCGCAGTGCGCGTCGGGGTGCGCTGCGCGGAGCGCCTGGAGGACCTCGGTCGGCGTGGGTCCCGCGGGGGCTCTCTTCCTTGCGACTGCCTTTTTTGGTGCTCTTGGCGCTGCCATGGTTCCCTACGCGTGCCCGTGTGGGGAGAGCGGTGCGGCGCGGTACGGCGCGTCTGTGAGGCGTTCCCCCTCACACTTCCCCAAAGTTTGTGGCCCCGTTCGCGGGGCGCTCCCCCCCGATTTTCGGACTGGAGCGCCCACTTCGAGGGTTTGTTGGCTCAGTTCAGATCGGGCGGGGGATCTCCGCCGGTGGTGTCGCTCGGGGGCGCCTCGCTGGTGCCGTCGGCGCCGTCCGCCGCGGGGTCTTCCGCGGCCTCCGCGAGGCGCTCGACGGCGACGATGCGCTCGCCCTCTTCCAGCGACATCAGCTTCACGCCTTGGGCGTTGCGGCCGGTCTCGCGGATCTCGCTGATGCGCGTGCGGAGCATCTGGCCGCGGTCGGTGATGAACATGACCTCGTCCTCGTCGCACACGAGCTTTACGTCCACGACCGGGCCGTTGCGGTCGCTGGCGTCGATGAGGATGATGCCCTTGCCTCCGCGGTTCTGCGTGCGGAACTCTTCGATGTCGGTGCGCTTTCCGAAGCCTCGCTCGCACACGGCGAGCACGTGCTTGCGCGCGTCGTCGGTCACCGTGAAGCCCACCACCTGGTCGTCGTCGGCCACGTCGATCGCCTTCACGCCCATCGTCGAGCGCCCCATCGGGCGGACCTGCTCCTCGGGGAAGCGGATCGACTGGCCCTGCTTGGTCGCGATGAGCACCTCGCGCGAGCCATCGGTGAGCACGGCGGACAGCAGCTGATCGTCGCCCTCGATCTTGACCCCGATGATGCCCTTCTCCCGGAAGTTCTGGTAGTCGGTGAGCTCGGTCTTCTTGATCTGACCACGGCGCGTGAGCGTCATGACGAAGCGGCCGGCCTCGATGCTGGGCACCTCCACGACGGCGGCGATCTTCTCGCCGGGCTCCATGCCGACGAAGTTCACGATCGCGCGCCCCTTCGAGGTGCGGGCCGCCAGCGGGATTTCGTAAACCTTCTTGACGTACACCTTCCCCTTGTCGCTGAAGAAGAAGACGTACGCGTGCGTGGAGGCCACGAAGAGCTGGTTGACCCAGTCCTCGTCGCGCGCCTCCATGCCCACCTTGCCGCGCCCGCCGCGCTTCTGCGCGCGGTACGCGGAGGGGCTCGTGCGCTTGATGTAGCCCGCGTGCGAGATCGTGACGACCATGTCCTCTTCTTGGATGAGGTCTTCGTCGCTGATCTCGCCCGCGTTCTCCACGATCTCGGTGCGGCGCTTGTCGGCAAACTTCGCGCGGATCTCCTCGAGCTCCATCACGATGACGTTGAAGAGCAGGCCCTCGTTCGCGAGGATGTCGCGGAGCCGCGTGATCTCACGCGAGAGCTCGCCGTACTCCGCCGCGAGCTTCTCTTGCTCGAGCCCCGTGAGGCGCGCGAGGCGCATCTCGAGGATGGCCTTCGCCTGGCGCTCGGAGAGGTAGTAGTCGCCGCGCGCCTTCGCCGCGTCGATGTCGGCCTGGTCGAGCCCGGCCCGGGTCACGAAGGACTCGAGGCCCTTCAAAGGCAGCGCCATGAGGGCCGCGCGTGCCTCGTCGGCGTCGCGGCTCTGGCGGATGGTGCGCACGACGAGGTCCACCTCGGTCGTGGCCATGCCCAGGCCCTCGACGATCTCGCGCTTCTCCTCCGCCTGGCGGAGCTCGTAGCGGGTGCGCCGCGTGACCACGTCGCGGCGGTGCTCGACGAAGCACGCGAGGGTCTCGCGGAGGTCGAGGACGGCCGGTCGGCCGCGCACGATCGCGAGGTTGATGACGCCGAACGACGTCTGCAGGTCGGTCATTCGGTAGAGCTGGTTGATGACCACCTGCGGGAGGATGTCTTTCTTCAGCTCGATCACGAGACGAATGCCGTCGCGATCCGACTCGTCGCGCACCTCGCTGATGCCCTCGAGCTTCTTCTCGCGCACGAGCTCGCCGATGCGGGCGGCGACCTTGGCCTTGTTGACCTGGTAGGGGATCTCGGTGACCACGATCTGCTCGCGCTCGCCGCGGCCGGCGGCCTTCTCGACGAGGGTGCGGGCGCGCATGACGATGTTGCCGCGGCCGGTGCGCTGCGCCGAGAGGATGCCCGCGCGCCCGTAAATGAGCGCCCCGGTTGGGAAATCGGGGCCCGCGATGAAGCGCATCACGTCGTCGAGGGTGCACTCCGGGTTGCGAATGAGGTGGATCGTGGCGTCGATCACCTCGCCAAGGTTGTGCGGCGGGATGTTGGTCGCCATGCCGACGGCGATGCCGCCCGAGCCGTTCACGAGCAGGTTGGGCACTCGCGCGGGGAGCACCTTCGGCTCCTGGAGGCGATCGTCGAAGTTCGGCTGGGTGTCGACGCACTCCTTGTCGAGATCGGTGAGCAGCTCGACCGCGAGACGTGAGAGGCGGGCCTCGGTGTAGCGGTACGCGGCGGCCGGATCGCCGTCGACGCTGCCGTAGTTGCCCTGGCCGTCGATGAGCGGGTAGCGCATCGAGAAGTCCTGCGCGAGGCGGACCATCGCGTCGTACACGCTCGCGTCGCCGTGCGGGTGGTACTTGCCGAGCACGTCGCCGACGATGGTGGCGCTCTTGCGGAACGCGGAGGTGGGCGTGAGCCCCGCCTCGTACGCCGCGTAGAGAATGCGCCGGTGCACGGGCTTCAGCCCGTCGCGCACGTCGGGGATGGCGCGCCCCACGATGACGCTCATCGCGTAGTCGAGGTAGCTCGTGCGAAGCTCGTCTTGGATCGAGACCGGGATCCGCTGGTTCGGCGAGCCGGGCGGCGGGGGTGACGGAGGCGGAGGGGGCGGCGGAGGCGGCTGGTTCTCGGGGGACGTCATCGCGCCCGGAACGGTAGTTCAGCGGGGGCCCCCCGTAAAGCATGAAACCCTACGTTTTTCCCTGCGATGCGCGATTGTGCGGCGCTCGGCGCCGGGGTTCGCTACGGTTCGGTGGGGCAGGGCGTGCAGGACTCGTTTCAACTCGTAGGCAAGGTGCTGGACGGCAAGTACCGTCTGGACGGCGTGCTGGGGGAGGGCGGCTTCGGCGTCGTCTACGCCGGCCGGCAGCTCGCGCTCGATCAGCCCGTCGCGGTGAAGTGCCTCAAGCCCATGGAGGGCGGCGCCGACGTGGCATCGTTCCTGCGCGAGGCCCGCGTGCTCTTCGGGCTGTCGCACCCGGGCATCGTGCGCATGTACGACGTGGGCGAGATCGCCACGGCGCTGGGCCCCGTGCCCTACGTCGTGCTCGAGCACATTGAGGGGCGCACCCTAGACGCCGAGATCGCGGCCCGCGCGGCGGAGCGACGCCCCTTCACGGGGCCGGAGCTCTTCGCGATCGCCACGGGGCTGCTCGACGCCCTCGCGTTCGCGCACGCGCGCGGAGTGGTCCACCGCGACATCAAGCCCGCGAACGTGATGCTGGTCCGGGGGCCGGCCGGCGTGTCCGTGAAGATCTTGGACTTCGGGCTCGCGAGGGGCGGTAACCCCGGGCAGAAGACCACCGCAAACGTAGGACTTACGCCGCGTTACGCGGCGCCGGAGCAGTGGAACGCCAGCTACGGCGCGGTGGGCCCGGCGACCGATCTGTTCGCCCTCGGGCTCGTCCTCGAGGAGGCCGCGACGCTCTCGCCCGCGCTCGCTGGCGACTCCCTGGCCGAGGTCGTGGCGTCGAGCACCAACGTGGCGCGCCGCTCGTCGGTGCCTCACAGCCGCCCCGACTTGCCGCCGGGGTTCGCGGCCGCGATCGATCGGGCGACCCGCGTGTCTCCGGGCGAGCGCTTCGCCACCGCCGAGGCGATGAGCGCCGGCCTCCGCGCGCCGCCCGCGCCGCCGCCCGCCTGCGGGCCGCCGGCCTTCGGACCGGGCACCGCGACGCCTGGGCCGCCTACGGGGCGTGGGCCCGCCGCGTACGGCCCGCCCGGCGTGGCGTACGGGCCGCCGAGCGCGCCGCCGGGGGCCGCCCCTGGCCCGGCGTATGGCGCACCTGGCGCGCCGCCGGGGGCCGCGCCACCCCGCGCGTACGGCCCACCTCCCGCGCCACCCCGCGCGTACGGTCCCCACCTCTCGGCAAGCCTCCCACTGGCGGCTTCCCCGCTCGCCGAGCCGCCTACCGGGCGCCCCTCCCGGCTCGGCCCCGCCGTGCTCGTGTTCCTCGGGCTCTCGGGCCTCGCGGTGGCGGGCCTCTTCGCGGGCGGCTTCGGGGTCGCCTACTTCGTGTCGCGTCCGGCCGAGACCGCTCCTCCTGGGGTGGCCTACAGCGCCGGGCCTAGCGCCCCGCCCACGCCGCCGCCCCCGGACGCTCCGGCGACCGCCGCGTCGACTCCGGCGGCTGCGACGGCACCCGCGAGCGCGAAGTCGCGGACCCGTCCCACACCCGAGCCACCGCCGCAGCCGGGGCCGCCGCAGCCGGGGCCGCCGCAGCCGGGGCCGCCGCAGCCGGGGCCGCCGCAGCCGGGGCCGCCGCAGCCGGGGCCCGCGCGGGGATTCTCCGTCACGGCGCTCGGGCGGGAGAACCTCTACCCCTCGGTGGCGAGCTTCGTGGCGGTCGTCAACAGCCGCGGTCCGGGCCTCGAGCGCTGCTTCAAGAAAGCGGGCGTGGGTGGCGAGCCCTATTCGGTCAAGGTGCGGCGCTCGTTCCGGCGCGACCCCGCCGTGATCAACATCGTGGCGACCATGAGCTACAACGGCTCGCCCTCGGGCGCCGCGGCGGCTGAGGAGATCAAGGACTGCGTCTACTCCGACGTCCACGGCTGGCAGTGGCCGAGCCCGGGCTGGGGAGACAAGCCCGATGCAGGTGTAGCCTACATCGAGTTCCGCGCGGGCTACTGAGCGGCGCTCAGAAGAAGTTGCCGATGGTGAACTCGAACACGCTGCTCTCCTCGAAGTAGAGCTTGTTCAGCGGGAAGCCCCACTCGAACCGCAGCGGACCGAGCGGCGAGAACCAGCGCACGCCGAAGCCGGAGGAGGCGCGGAGGTTGGCGAGCGACGAGGCCGTGAAGCACGGCTGGACGAGCTTCGAGAACTGCGGCGCTGGCGTGGTCTGGCAGTACTGGTCCTCGAGGTTCCAGGCGTTGCCGGCGTCGAAGAACGTGACGCCGCGGATGCCCACCTTGTCGATGATGGGGAACTCGAGCTCGACGTTCGTGTAGGCCTGCAGGTTGCCGCCGATGTTCGCGCCGTTGGTGATGGGCGGCGCGTTCACGTCGAGCGACTGGTTCAGCGGCAGACGTGGGCCCACGGTGCGCAGGCGGTAGCCGCGGACGTCGAGGATGCCGCCGAGGAAGAAGCGGGCGAAGATGGGCACGCCGGCCGACTTCGGGCTCGTGACGACGCCCGCCTCGGTGTTGACCTTGAACACCACGCCGGAGCCCGCCTGGTCGGTCTGGCCGAAGAGCGGCACGTAGAAGCGGCCCGTGAGGCGGTGGCGCAAGAACTCGATCTCGCTCCCGATGACTCCGCTGGCGATCTCGGTGGAGCCCTGGAGGAACAACCCTGAGGTGGGGAAGAGGCGGTTGTTGCGCGTGTCGTAGGTGAGCGTTGGCCGCAGCGAGATGGTGCGGCCGGCGTTGAACAGGTTCGCGAGGGGCAGCCGCTGGAAGGTGCTCGAGAAGCTCGAGTTCGAGCCGAGGAACGTGGTGACCTGGGTGGTGTCGACCTTGTCGTTCTGGACGGTGCCCGTGAGGCTCACGCGGAGCCACGGCTGGACGAGCGCGTACCCGAACGTGAGCGAGCCGCCGAGCGATCGCCTGGAAAAGTCAGTAAAAATATAGAGTTGGTCGTAGAGCTCCGTGCTCGCCGACCAGTCGGAGTCGAGGAAGTACGGCTCGAAGAAGCGAATGCTGATGAGCTGACGGAGGCCGCTTATCTGGGCCTGCAGCGCGAGCGACTGGCCGTTGCCGAACAGGTTCGCCTGCTGCACCTGCGCGGTGGCGATGAAGTTCTCGACGCTGCTGAAGCCGGCGCCCACCTGAAAGGTGCCGGTGGGGCGCTCGGTCACCTCGAAGGTGATCTGGATCTTGTCGGGCGTGCTGCCCTGCTGCGTGCTCACGTCGACGCGCTCGAAGTACCCGAGGGCGGTCATGCGCCGCTTCGAGTCTTCCATCTTGGTCTCCGAGAAGAGCTGCCCCTCCTCGATTTCCATTTCGCGGCGCAGGACCTTGTCGCGGGTCTTGGTGTTGCCCTTGATCTCGATGCGCTCGACGTGCACGAGCGGGCCGCGGCGTATGGGGATGACGATGTCGACCTCGCGGCGCACCGGGTCGAGCTCGGTCTCGGGGTCGGCCTCCACGTTCGCGTAGCCGGCGTCGCGGTAGAGCAGGCGCACGGCGGTGAGGTCCTTCACGAGCTCGGCGCGGTTGAAGAAGTCGCCGCTCTTGGCCTTCACGAGCTGGCGTAGCGCCTTGCGGCCGCCGATGGGCTCGACCTCCTTGCCGTCCGCGTCCCGCTCGAACACCTTGAGCTGGCGGATCTTGAAGCGCGGGCCC comes from the Myxococcales bacterium genome and includes:
- a CDS encoding DUF4091 domain-containing protein, whose translation is MRRAVFSSTLAAILLSSAHAAAAPTVWAIDDGEKLRRDAIDTPFETGRDNPIWVPGSAIKLVAVRNETVAFQIVVEADTAALDGVTVDLAELVGPGGAIKNEPGATDITRPAGRRIERFVEHFVEIKRVSGNTTKPTESLGWRAGSGPDPSRWVGFVPDALIPVEVAPAWSPYPMRVAPKQNGIVWVDVTVPRGQAPGVYRGDVVVKSSAGPLATLPVELTVHPVVLPDAPAKTMLYYELDSLASRMGNGPAAETNLWKLLHRHGLSAMHQALSAADLPRKLPALDGSLYTPANGYDGPGEGQGDGVLSLGTYGDYGAPTAARLTQVEGVATALAQARLIGKLDVFVYAADESCASPYGQGWVSLLASSKNADAKNIPVAWTCYQNPAAQPVHIPILPGQSYDAKAAQAAKAAGKRVWAYNGVRPHTGTFMIDTEAVSLRVNAWLQGMFDIERWYYWETVYWYDGVNGGQGPVDPFVTAENFHNRDGDYCNGDGMLLYPGKQVDRFTSHSIGTDALIASIRLKNLRRGVQDAGYMQLARAADPARVDSIVRKAIPKALSESSSGQPAWGERGKPFHDARMELLGVVTGSPPGTGPGPVSPDADGGTGPGAAPTGPGAGAAGEAAAGGCGCRSTSRAGDSAGGVAALGLGLGVLVLAGRRRRGSR
- the nth gene encoding endonuclease III codes for the protein MAAPRAPKKAVARKRAPAGPTPTEVLQALRAAHPDAHCELEHANAFQLLVATVLSAQTTDVAVNKLTPALFAAYPDAKSLAAADPADVEQKLSTIGMFRQKTKNVTGLARVLCERHGGEVPQSLEALVALPGVGRKTANVVLGVVWGKPEGVVVDTHVQRLSQRLGFTEETEPEKIEKALCAVLPRELWDTASHTLIFHGRRVCFARKPACGACTVRGMCPSADAAEEVGRKPPRAPRGGASKEVATKAATKPARPKKAT
- the gyrA gene encoding DNA gyrase subunit A, translating into MTSPENQPPPPPPPPPSPPPPGSPNQRIPVSIQDELRTSYLDYAMSVIVGRAIPDVRDGLKPVHRRILYAAYEAGLTPTSAFRKSATIVGDVLGKYHPHGDASVYDAMVRLAQDFSMRYPLIDGQGNYGSVDGDPAAAYRYTEARLSRLAVELLTDLDKECVDTQPNFDDRLQEPKVLPARVPNLLVNGSGGIAVGMATNIPPHNLGEVIDATIHLIRNPECTLDDVMRFIAGPDFPTGALIYGRAGILSAQRTGRGNIVMRARTLVEKAAGRGEREQIVVTEIPYQVNKAKVAARIGELVREKKLEGISEVRDESDRDGIRLVIELKKDILPQVVINQLYRMTDLQTSFGVINLAIVRGRPAVLDLRETLACFVEHRRDVVTRRTRYELRQAEEKREIVEGLGMATTEVDLVVRTIRQSRDADEARAALMALPLKGLESFVTRAGLDQADIDAAKARGDYYLSERQAKAILEMRLARLTGLEQEKLAAEYGELSREITRLRDILANEGLLFNVIVMELEEIRAKFADKRRTEIVENAGEISDEDLIQEEDMVVTISHAGYIKRTSPSAYRAQKRGGRGKVGMEARDEDWVNQLFVASTHAYVFFFSDKGKVYVKKVYEIPLAARTSKGRAIVNFVGMEPGEKIAAVVEVPSIEAGRFVMTLTRRGQIKKTELTDYQNFREKGIIGVKIEGDDQLLSAVLTDGSREVLIATKQGQSIRFPEEQVRPMGRSTMGVKAIDVADDDQVVGFTVTDDARKHVLAVCERGFGKRTDIEEFRTQNRGGKGIILIDASDRNGPVVDVKLVCDEDEVMFITDRGQMLRTRISEIRETGRNAQGVKLMSLEEGERIVAVERLAEAAEDPAADGADGTSEAPPSDTTGGDPPPDLN
- the bamA gene encoding outer membrane protein assembly factor BamA, giving the protein MPTRPFLDPRRSARLLAALGLVLGLLLFVLSGTSRAQLVPAVRSAAAAGDDAGAGDAGARATPLAADAGSPMDAGASADAGPSTPTPVAAAPAAPAIRLPLTEAEKAAGAPILAIEVSGNRRVARDDVMTYLRLRPGQAFRPELLSSDVRALWDSGFFDDIEVDLTRSDRGVSLRFLVRERPNVKAVEFEGNSEIENDKLQEAVEVKPNTILSVPAVRRSVQKIKDAYAEKGYFLADVESTVDAERDNEVVVRFKIAEHSPVTVRRVTFIGNYTVSDTELREGMQTGNAGFLAFGSGGPYRQDVFERDVLMLNALYYDKGYMNVQVGTPRVMLTPDREGIEITVTIHEGPRFKIRQLKVFERDADGKEVEPIGGRKALRQLVKAKSGDFFNRAELVKDLTAVRLLYRDAGYANVEADPETELDPVRREVDIVIPIRRGPLVHVERIEIKGNTKTRDKVLRREMEIEEGQLFSETKMEDSKRRMTALGYFERVDVSTQQGSTPDKIQITFEVTERPTGTFQVGAGFSSVENFIATAQVQQANLFGNGQSLALQAQISGLRQLISIRFFEPYFLDSDWSASTELYDQLYIFTDFSRRSLGGSLTFGYALVQPWLRVSLTGTVQNDKVDTTQVTTFLGSNSSFSSTFQRLPLANLFNAGRTISLRPTLTYDTRNNRLFPTSGLFLQGSTEIASGVIGSEIEFLRHRLTGRFYVPLFGQTDQAGSGVVFKVNTEAGVVTSPKSAGVPIFARFFLGGILDVRGYRLRTVGPRLPLNQSLDVNAPPITNGANIGGNLQAYTNVELEFPIIDKVGIRGVTFFDAGNAWNLEDQYCQTTPAPQFSKLVQPCFTASSLANLRASSGFGVRWFSPLGPLRFEWGFPLNKLYFEESSVFEFTIGNFF
- a CDS encoding serine/threonine protein kinase — protein: MRDCAALGAGVRYGSVGQGVQDSFQLVGKVLDGKYRLDGVLGEGGFGVVYAGRQLALDQPVAVKCLKPMEGGADVASFLREARVLFGLSHPGIVRMYDVGEIATALGPVPYVVLEHIEGRTLDAEIAARAAERRPFTGPELFAIATGLLDALAFAHARGVVHRDIKPANVMLVRGPAGVSVKILDFGLARGGNPGQKTTANVGLTPRYAAPEQWNASYGAVGPATDLFALGLVLEEAATLSPALAGDSLAEVVASSTNVARRSSVPHSRPDLPPGFAAAIDRATRVSPGERFATAEAMSAGLRAPPAPPPACGPPAFGPGTATPGPPTGRGPAAYGPPGVAYGPPSAPPGAAPGPAYGAPGAPPGAAPPRAYGPPPAPPRAYGPHLSASLPLAASPLAEPPTGRPSRLGPAVLVFLGLSGLAVAGLFAGGFGVAYFVSRPAETAPPGVAYSAGPSAPPTPPPPDAPATAASTPAAATAPASAKSRTRPTPEPPPQPGPPQPGPPQPGPPQPGPPQPGPPQPGPARGFSVTALGRENLYPSVASFVAVVNSRGPGLERCFKKAGVGGEPYSVKVRRSFRRDPAVINIVATMSYNGSPSGAAAAEEIKDCVYSDVHGWQWPSPGWGDKPDAGVAYIEFRAGY